In Paenibacillus sp. FSL M7-0420, a single genomic region encodes these proteins:
- a CDS encoding efflux RND transporter permease subunit: MKSLINFSLRNKFAVWLLTIIIVFAGLYSGLTMKQETLPNISIPYLSITTIYPGAAPEGVVNDVSKPLEQKLRNVDGVKMLTSTSLENASSVTIEFDYGTNLDNATAAVREALNEVKLPDEVQKPQISRFSLSSLPVISLSISDESSGDLEELTRVAENDIRPALEDIEGVASVQIAGQYVKEVSLKFNQEKLKQYGLTEDTIKGIIQASSLRVPLGLFEMDKSQKAVVVDGNITTVEDLQNVSIPLVPSAPGAAGAGAAGAGAGEAGGAASGGASAAGGTNAAAGNNGAGAGAMTGLPTVKLSELATIEVVGKSESISRTNGKESIGIQIVKANDANTVDVVNGVKDKTEELKQQYKSMDLTVLLDQGKPIEDSVNTMLSKAAFGALFAVLIILLFLRNIRSTIISIISIPLSLLIAVLCLRQMDITLNMMTLGAMTVAIGRVVDDSIVVIENIFRRLTLTGEKLRGRELISAATREMFVPIMSSTIVTIAVFLPLAFVSGMVGELFLPFALTMVFALLASLVVAITLVPALAHTLFRNGLKKGKKGHEDKPGALAGGYVRILDWCLSHKLITLGVAVLLLAGSLFLIKPIGVSFLPSQEEKNVTLTFSPKAGQTLEDVKAQGLKAEKFILAQQHLDKMQYSIGGSGPFGMGSGNSGLFYVTYDSNTPDFDTVKEKLIEGLSQEVPDGVWGDLSGMAGGGLGGSTLTVNIYGDTLEQLKPVADEIAGIVQADTKNFKDGKTSLSEAYEQYTIVADQAKLSSLGLTAGQLAMKLSPAGTRPVLTEVELDGKNYKVYMETDKDSYSSIQEMQAATLTSPLGITVPIGEVARIEQGQSPDSITREDGKMKVEVTADIISSDINSASNAVQDKIDALDLPDGVTITFGGVTEQINETFGQLGIAMLAAIAIVYFVLVVTFGGGLAPFAILFSLPFTVIGALVALLLAGETLNVSALMGALMLIGIVVTNAIVLIDRVIHKEQEGMSTRKALLEAGATRLRPILMTALATIGALLPLVTGLENSAGIISKGLGVTVIGGLVSSTLLTLVVVPVVYEFLMKFRSKKTYE; encoded by the coding sequence ATGAAAAGCCTAATTAATTTCTCGCTCCGCAACAAATTCGCCGTCTGGCTGCTGACGATCATTATTGTCTTCGCCGGTCTATACAGCGGATTGACTATGAAGCAGGAGACCCTGCCTAACATTAGTATCCCTTATCTCAGCATTACTACTATTTATCCTGGAGCCGCACCCGAAGGGGTCGTGAATGACGTCAGCAAGCCGCTGGAGCAGAAGCTCCGCAACGTAGACGGCGTGAAGATGCTGACCTCCACCTCTCTGGAGAACGCCTCCAGCGTCACCATTGAGTTCGACTACGGCACGAACCTGGACAATGCCACAGCAGCAGTGCGGGAAGCCTTGAACGAGGTGAAGCTGCCGGATGAGGTGCAAAAGCCGCAAATCTCGCGCTTCAGTCTCAGCTCGCTGCCGGTCATCTCCCTCAGCATCTCTGATGAGAGCTCCGGCGATCTGGAGGAGCTGACCCGGGTTGCCGAGAATGATATCCGCCCGGCGCTGGAGGATATCGAAGGCGTCGCCTCTGTGCAGATTGCCGGACAATATGTCAAAGAAGTGTCCCTGAAGTTCAATCAGGAGAAGCTGAAGCAATACGGACTGACCGAGGATACGATCAAAGGCATCATCCAGGCCTCCTCCCTGCGGGTGCCGCTCGGATTGTTCGAGATGGACAAGTCACAGAAGGCTGTTGTGGTTGACGGCAACATCACTACGGTGGAGGACTTGCAGAATGTCAGCATTCCGCTGGTTCCTTCCGCCCCTGGTGCTGCCGGGGCAGGAGCTGCCGGTGCGGGAGCCGGGGAAGCAGGCGGTGCAGCTTCAGGTGGTGCTAGTGCTGCTGGCGGCACCAATGCTGCGGCTGGCAATAACGGCGCTGGCGCTGGCGCCATGACCGGGCTGCCGACGGTGAAGCTGAGCGAGCTTGCCACTATCGAGGTGGTCGGCAAATCGGAATCAATCTCCCGCACCAACGGCAAGGAATCGATCGGGATTCAGATTGTGAAGGCCAATGATGCCAACACCGTCGATGTCGTGAACGGGGTCAAGGACAAGACAGAAGAACTGAAGCAGCAATACAAGTCGATGGATCTCACCGTTCTGCTGGATCAAGGCAAGCCGATTGAAGATTCCGTGAACACGATGCTGTCCAAGGCTGCCTTCGGCGCCCTGTTCGCCGTGCTTATCATCCTGCTGTTCCTGCGCAATATCCGTTCTACCATTATTTCTATTATCTCGATTCCATTATCACTGCTGATTGCAGTATTATGCCTGCGGCAAATGGATATTACGCTGAACATGATGACACTCGGCGCCATGACCGTAGCCATCGGGCGGGTAGTCGATGACTCCATCGTCGTCATTGAGAACATCTTCCGGCGGCTTACGCTGACCGGCGAGAAGCTTCGCGGCAGAGAGCTGATCAGCGCGGCTACCCGTGAGATGTTTGTGCCGATTATGTCCTCAACCATTGTGACGATTGCCGTCTTCCTGCCGCTCGCTTTTGTCAGCGGTATGGTCGGTGAGCTGTTCCTGCCGTTTGCCCTCACTATGGTATTCGCGCTGCTGGCTTCACTGGTGGTTGCCATTACCCTGGTGCCTGCACTGGCCCATACCCTGTTCCGTAATGGACTCAAGAAGGGGAAAAAGGGCCACGAAGACAAGCCCGGCGCATTGGCGGGCGGGTATGTCCGAATCCTGGACTGGTGTCTCTCGCATAAGCTGATCACCTTGGGTGTTGCTGTCCTGCTGCTGGCAGGCAGTCTGTTCCTGATCAAGCCGATCGGCGTCAGCTTCCTGCCTTCCCAGGAGGAGAAGAATGTTACGCTTACCTTCTCCCCGAAGGCCGGTCAGACGCTGGAGGATGTGAAGGCGCAGGGCCTGAAGGCTGAGAAGTTCATTCTGGCCCAGCAGCATCTGGACAAAATGCAATATTCCATCGGCGGCAGCGGCCCGTTCGGAATGGGCTCAGGCAATTCAGGCTTGTTCTATGTCACGTATGACAGCAATACGCCTGATTTCGATACCGTGAAGGAGAAGTTAATTGAAGGCTTAAGCCAAGAGGTGCCGGATGGCGTGTGGGGCGATTTGTCCGGCATGGCCGGAGGCGGACTGGGCGGCAGTACCCTTACTGTCAACATCTACGGCGATACGCTGGAGCAGCTCAAACCGGTGGCCGATGAAATTGCCGGAATTGTTCAGGCAGACACCAAGAACTTCAAAGACGGGAAGACCAGCCTCTCCGAAGCTTATGAACAATACACCATCGTCGCTGACCAGGCTAAGCTTAGCTCACTGGGCTTAACAGCCGGACAGCTTGCGATGAAGCTGAGCCCCGCTGGAACCCGGCCTGTACTGACTGAGGTAGAGCTGGACGGCAAGAATTACAAGGTCTACATGGAGACGGACAAGGATTCCTACAGCAGTATTCAAGAAATGCAGGCTGCCACGCTCACTTCTCCACTGGGCATTACCGTACCGATTGGTGAGGTAGCAAGGATTGAACAGGGCCAGTCCCCGGATTCCATTACCCGTGAAGACGGCAAAATGAAGGTCGAGGTTACCGCCGACATTATCTCCAGTGACATTAATAGTGCATCCAACGCCGTTCAGGACAAAATAGATGCCCTTGATCTCCCGGACGGCGTGACCATCACCTTCGGCGGAGTCACCGAGCAGATTAATGAGACCTTCGGGCAGCTTGGTATCGCCATGCTGGCGGCTATAGCCATTGTATACTTCGTGCTCGTAGTCACCTTCGGCGGCGGTCTCGCACCGTTCGCCATCCTGTTCTCGCTGCCGTTCACAGTTATCGGCGCTCTTGTCGCCCTGCTCCTCGCTGGCGAGACCTTGAACGTCTCGGCACTGATGGGCGCACTGATGCTAATCGGGATCGTGGTCACCAATGCGATTGTCTTAATTGACCGCGTAATCCATAAGGAACAAGAGGGGATGTCTACCCGCAAGGCGCTGCTTGAGGCCGGGGCTACCCGCCTTCGTCCGATTCTCATGACTGCGCTAGCGACCATTGGCGCCCTGCTGCCACTGGTTACCGGCCTTGAGAACAGTGCCGGGATCATCTCCAAGGGGCTTGGCGTAACCGTCATCGGCGGTCTGGTCAGCTCCACGCTCCTGACCCTGGTCGTTGTACCGGTGGTGTATGAGTTCCTGATGAAGTTTCGGAGTAAGAAGACTTACGAATAA
- a CDS encoding TorD/DmsD family molecular chaperone → MTIPTVPSLVVPEACSRWLESRGLIYQLLVDFYGRKPSLSLVAQWSRNREMSVAAEMTEGGRELKRYLCSQEPSMLPAICEKEKLEYKRLMNERAVSSFVAREAAQLGREEEFCNVLSDVYASAGIVFKKCSGEADDHIAIELEFMAVLHERMLYNSFSIRSAMELLEIQERFLEEHLLKWTPQFCARMNAATDSPLYLGLSHMLEEFLPQDLHMLRAWKASLESSAAAMA, encoded by the coding sequence ATGACCATACCAACTGTTCCATCGCTTGTCGTGCCGGAGGCTTGCAGCCGCTGGCTGGAGAGTCGGGGATTAATATATCAGCTGCTGGTGGACTTCTATGGAAGAAAACCATCTCTCTCACTGGTCGCCCAGTGGAGCCGTAACCGTGAGATGAGTGTCGCTGCGGAGATGACCGAAGGCGGCCGTGAATTGAAGCGTTATCTGTGCAGCCAGGAGCCGTCTATGCTACCGGCCATCTGTGAGAAAGAGAAACTCGAATACAAACGTCTGATGAACGAGCGCGCGGTCAGCTCCTTCGTAGCCCGTGAAGCGGCTCAGCTGGGCCGTGAGGAAGAATTCTGCAACGTGCTCTCGGATGTGTACGCTTCGGCGGGGATTGTCTTCAAGAAGTGCAGCGGCGAAGCCGACGACCACATTGCCATTGAGCTGGAATTCATGGCCGTGCTGCATGAACGGATGCTGTACAACAGCTTCTCGATCCGCAGTGCGATGGAGCTTCTGGAGATCCAGGAGAGGTTCCTCGAAGAGCATCTGCTGAAGTGGACTCCACAATTCTGTGCGAGAATGAACGCTGCAACCGACAGCCCGCTCTATCTGGGGCTCAGCCATATGCTGGAGGAATTCCTGCCGCAGGATCTGCACATGCTGCGTGCCTGGAAGGCTTCGCTGGAGAGCAGTGCGGCGGCGATGGCTTAA
- the moaA gene encoding GTP 3',8-cyclase MoaA: MEPLTDPFGRIHDYLRISVTDRCNLRCIYCMPAEGMQFQPQDEIMSYEEIAAVVEALAPLGLRKVRLTGGEPLVRKDLEKLVAMISAIPGIEDISLTTNGLMLPAKAAILKQAGLSRVNISLDSLRPDRFSMITRGGDVAKVLKGIEAAEAAGLSPIKLNVVLMKGINDDEIKDFIALTLNGPLNVRFIEYMPIGSASDAWRQTYLPLETVVEACKEAGWTTEEADMPSGNGPSQNRLITGAKGTFGLIHPVSEHFCDNCNRLRLTADGNIKACLYWQDEYNVRPLISDPAAVQALFREALGNKPHNHEMALALEHKAQSHTPTARRMSQIGG; this comes from the coding sequence ATGGAGCCGCTGACTGACCCTTTTGGACGCATACATGATTACCTCCGTATCTCGGTTACAGACCGCTGCAACCTGCGCTGTATCTATTGTATGCCCGCCGAAGGAATGCAATTCCAGCCGCAGGACGAGATTATGAGCTACGAGGAAATTGCCGCTGTGGTGGAGGCGCTTGCGCCCCTGGGCCTGCGGAAGGTCCGGCTGACGGGGGGCGAACCGCTGGTCCGCAAGGATCTGGAGAAGCTGGTAGCCATGATCTCCGCTATACCCGGCATTGAAGATATCTCATTGACGACGAACGGGCTGATGCTTCCTGCCAAAGCGGCTATCCTGAAGCAGGCCGGGCTGTCCCGGGTGAACATCAGCCTGGATTCGCTGCGGCCGGACCGCTTCTCGATGATTACCCGTGGCGGCGATGTTGCCAAGGTGCTGAAGGGAATTGAAGCCGCAGAAGCCGCCGGCCTGTCCCCGATCAAGCTGAATGTCGTGCTGATGAAAGGCATCAACGATGACGAGATCAAGGATTTCATCGCCTTGACCTTGAACGGCCCGCTCAATGTTCGCTTCATTGAATACATGCCGATCGGCAGCGCCAGCGATGCCTGGCGGCAGACCTATCTGCCGCTGGAGACTGTAGTAGAGGCCTGCAAGGAAGCTGGCTGGACCACCGAGGAGGCCGACATGCCCTCCGGGAATGGCCCTTCCCAGAACCGGCTTATCACCGGCGCGAAGGGAACCTTCGGGCTGATCCATCCGGTCAGCGAGCATTTCTGCGACAATTGCAACCGCCTGCGCCTGACCGCCGACGGCAACATCAAAGCCTGCCTGTACTGGCAGGACGAATATAATGTGCGCCCGCTGATCAGCGACCCTGCGGCGGTACAGGCCCTGTTCCGCGAGGCGCTCGGCAACAAGCCGCATAACCATGAAATGGCCCTGGCCCTGGAGCACAAAGCCCAGAGCCACACCCCCACCGCCCGCCGCATGTCGCAGATTGGGGGGTAG
- a CDS encoding copper amine oxidase N-terminal domain-containing protein has protein sequence MRNWKKICVSAVLFTSVFSAGAYAATTVPKIFVNGNQVQTSVQPKIINGSVFVPLRAISEGLGVNIQWDNKAKNVYVDSDPNFKTETGSVTYVSKRNLALKWIMSYDERMEEEVLKLVAPNFITDIYDVQSFPVGNYNLGSIVDMRVIGQSTNGLTVRIVQRVTAEDDYKVKVEKWDFTFENNKIKSVKVVPKSTKYLDRYTLFPGTSFGI, from the coding sequence ATGAGAAATTGGAAAAAAATATGTGTATCTGCTGTTCTTTTCACTTCCGTGTTCAGTGCAGGCGCTTATGCTGCAACTACGGTTCCTAAAATTTTTGTTAATGGTAATCAAGTACAAACAAGTGTACAGCCTAAAATTATTAATGGTTCTGTTTTTGTTCCTCTTCGTGCTATATCAGAAGGCCTAGGAGTCAATATTCAATGGGATAATAAGGCGAAAAATGTATACGTAGATTCTGATCCTAATTTCAAAACAGAAACAGGTAGTGTAACATATGTTTCAAAACGTAATTTAGCACTTAAGTGGATAATGTCTTATGACGAGAGAATGGAAGAAGAGGTCCTTAAGTTAGTGGCTCCAAATTTCATAACTGATATTTATGATGTACAATCTTTTCCTGTAGGAAACTACAATCTGGGTAGTATTGTTGATATGAGAGTTATTGGACAATCCACAAATGGACTTACTGTTCGAATCGTTCAACGAGTCACTGCAGAAGATGACTATAAAGTAAAAGTAGAAAAATGGGATTTCACATTTGAGAATAATAAGATTAAATCTGTAAAAGTTGTACCGAAATCCACAAAATATTTAGATCGTTATACGTTATTTCCAGGAACAAGCTTTGGTATATAA
- a CDS encoding helix-turn-helix transcriptional regulator yields the protein MEHTVKIRDEIAAYLTKHKLSINQFAIASGIHSGTLSRVMKGQQALAMNHLTRVTNGMGLPEDYFYSQYVDECLYDSTPTWRRLRPFLLQCAALSRLDCIERVAQNLLDNLLYAPLLFEVAEELFEQKNWQAAALIYENVGASEKYQHSERLALCQYRLFLINLGDDPQENLIAATLLENYVDKLDEVNQLDALKQLADIYLALQKWDKVSEVVEEMLRVASIHYDLHGESGRRHRDHKLYKRPLYTYILHAQLMRSSTYEEMGDYTSALDMVPLYMDHSWIREDDEEARRIKAQYIEWGTANTYLYRLMDGQIEVLEEYIEYISTRENEIFMALFKIVQLANQYKWDVDHVIQRFADYIPYRKVYSIFGEHNKFIHEKNYTQFCSELATYYLSRKRYKGDDVIMQSVDLSAKLDSEQQVIRGTISVDFEIAISDIPKSG from the coding sequence GGAATTCATTCCGGCACACTCAGCCGGGTCATGAAAGGCCAGCAGGCCTTGGCGATGAATCACCTGACCCGCGTGACCAACGGGATGGGGCTGCCGGAGGACTACTTTTACAGTCAGTATGTGGATGAATGTTTATACGATTCGACGCCGACCTGGCGGCGCTTACGGCCGTTCCTGCTGCAATGCGCGGCGTTATCGCGTCTGGATTGTATTGAGCGGGTGGCGCAGAATTTACTGGATAATCTGCTGTATGCACCGCTGCTGTTCGAGGTTGCGGAGGAGTTATTTGAGCAGAAAAACTGGCAGGCCGCAGCATTAATCTACGAAAATGTGGGAGCCAGCGAGAAATATCAGCATTCCGAACGCCTGGCACTCTGTCAATATCGGCTCTTCCTGATTAATCTTGGCGATGATCCACAGGAAAATCTAATCGCTGCTACTTTATTAGAGAATTATGTCGATAAGCTGGATGAAGTCAATCAGCTGGATGCGCTGAAGCAGTTGGCGGATATCTACCTCGCGCTTCAGAAATGGGACAAGGTATCTGAGGTTGTAGAAGAAATGCTCCGAGTGGCTTCCATCCATTATGACCTTCATGGTGAATCAGGCCGTAGGCATAGAGATCATAAGTTATATAAAAGGCCGCTATATACTTATATATTACATGCTCAGCTTATGAGGTCGTCTACTTATGAAGAGATGGGGGACTATACATCCGCATTGGATATGGTACCACTCTATATGGATCACAGCTGGATACGGGAAGATGACGAAGAAGCAAGGCGTATTAAGGCTCAATATATAGAATGGGGAACGGCTAATACGTACCTTTACCGCTTAATGGACGGGCAGATTGAGGTGCTGGAAGAATATATAGAGTATATTTCAACCCGTGAGAACGAGATTTTTATGGCGCTGTTCAAGATCGTTCAGTTGGCTAATCAGTATAAGTGGGACGTTGATCATGTGATACAGAGATTTGCGGACTACATTCCTTACCGGAAGGTTTATAGTATCTTTGGTGAGCACAACAAGTTCATTCATGAAAAAAACTACACCCAATTCTGCAGCGAGTTGGCGACCTACTATCTATCCCGCAAGCGATACAAAGGCGACGATGTGATCATGCAAAGCGTAGACTTATCCGCCAAATTAGACAGCGAGCAGCAAGTGATCCGGGGGACCATATCCGTGGATTTCGAGATTGCGATTTCGGATATTCCGAAGTCGGGTTGA